The following are encoded in a window of Armatimonadota bacterium genomic DNA:
- a CDS encoding nitroreductase family protein — MSYSPIPYRPERIPVERGIATLQAEFKIADNRRSVRQFSPDHVPREMIETAIKIASTAPSGAHKQPWHFVAIQDKDVRARVKVEAERAERKFYDKLAPKEWLEALEPLGTDFNKNYLTVAPWLVVVFRRDYDVLPDGTRAKNYYMTESVGIAVGFFIQALHKAGLATLTHTPAPMTFLREVCNRPKNEKPFVLMPVGYPADDCVVPDLARKPLSEVAEFV, encoded by the coding sequence ATGAGCTACTCTCCCATTCCTTATCGACCCGAACGGATACCTGTTGAACGAGGAATTGCCACGCTACAGGCGGAGTTCAAGATCGCGGACAACCGACGCAGCGTACGGCAGTTCTCACCGGATCACGTGCCGCGAGAGATGATCGAAACGGCGATCAAGATTGCCAGTACGGCGCCGAGCGGAGCACACAAACAGCCATGGCACTTTGTGGCGATCCAAGACAAGGACGTGCGTGCAAGGGTCAAAGTGGAAGCAGAGCGGGCCGAACGAAAGTTCTACGACAAGCTTGCTCCCAAAGAGTGGCTTGAGGCGCTCGAACCGCTGGGAACCGATTTCAACAAGAACTACCTGACAGTGGCCCCTTGGCTAGTTGTTGTGTTTCGGCGCGATTACGACGTTCTGCCCGACGGCACGAGAGCGAAGAACTACTACATGACCGAATCTGTCGGCATCGCGGTCGGGTTCTTCATTCAGGCCCTGCACAAGGCGGGGCTGGCGACGCTGACCCACACGCCAGCGCCGATGACGTTTCTGCGCGAGGTCTGCAACCGGCCGAAGAACGAAAAGCCGTTCGTGTTGATGCCGGTTGGCTACCCTGCAGACGACTGCGTTGTGCCGGATCTCGCACGCAAGCCGCTCTCGGAAGTCGCTGAGTTTGTTTAG